The Lineus longissimus chromosome 2, tnLinLong1.2, whole genome shotgun sequence genome window below encodes:
- the LOC135482539 gene encoding tyrosine-protein kinase JAK2-like isoform X2: MPSYLKESENSPKGTAPSYGIVVHVYKPESKNALPSDPHTFVTFTDTNKEYTFEKLCIETAKKCKIGPSALQLFGLVSLKDYQLWPPLSFSITPPANERLEYVFRIRYKPLLEKLNTIWLRDKEVFMYLYYQMLDDFVTERLSDMYFQKLEQEQQLGHALNALVMYGKINKIPMEKLRNDYTLYLKFLPKSCKQDFKALTPKLRLQSSLKSWVETEYNDKEKEKAELHCHCFMHDLLAKQTEYMMERYEVDSDRTKVLFIDHKGVYSSSGGKKPETLLWTIDEVMSGHLNAEKGALITLRHTPPKVFSFPKKEYAESFLAALDGYYRLIVNYYHQLCMTMVSQVSQYISPRSLKKLKDLRWHGPIRYEDACNLLKDKEVGAYIVKQDTARFDTHAITAKLQGRPKPCTIPFRYDENDKIIVNVTGKDVVFSSFEEMLKNYELTERLRPTEDDKSLLLCKSKKIQEELDPDMSPTASVGKGPRQVTCALDSSLDIAEVVGKGVFTQVLRGKFHRGDADLEVALKKISDGVHYSDIGHLMEALQQGVHRAMQWSNPNILKVHAVCLSSPFRAVIEYAPQGSLNDYLRTVNEPIYLTHLYTAAYYLSLALSYLDEVKIPHGNIRCRNVLVLWHNEMEVKVKLGDPGLSSLYSFHRISDPVNQERSPWLAPELKDPLVPTIHSDIYAFGTTLWEIFMFGELPRPNDTQEDRLQKLRKNVDTPDAIFELLNECWEENVEKRKNTQEIIRDFWAMILAVDPQYGTYYTIADDEEESSGMPDLQRLQQNSAASWNSSNAKNPLMKKPMLTLGATKPLDNHNIPRLSPPPTPKESFLVRLPMTSGGGSMMYGSQSHFRFDAPNPHNVSSSTFGSLMSPTSSLHSLHVDTSFGATSTTPLLGMISPEGQGGFSPSSGATITPPIHSGMSGDSTMDSQEPLLPPKRRDMPHFQSHQNQHGHHNSHNPNLVSPELPSPSTSCETIDTGNTCNSQQPLIKTRTDPPSLPRRKTQQHTNPNFRFSDSSQELDDNTRSLARSCDELSAHHGGRPLPTPPMQSHKLEYVIKRKLLIFGEKPKRLGSGNYGSVFRATLLPDKSKVDWETTQPEQVAVKILYKQEDKYRKEFEHEIDLMTNLKHENIVKIVGMCLEHKDQPLLLVMEYVENGSLHRYLRKQRNSTRPKMMDQLTWCLEILEGMLYLWEQKVVHRDLATRNVLVTKDISMKISDFGLARTLDPERDYYKCRNPKAEIPALWCAPEGLEYRKFTTKGDVWSYGVTVWEIFSLGKRPILCEDFKEMLNKLQSGVRLDRPAMCPRDVFEKILLTMCWEYNDDRRADLPQVYLKLRELIAAKEQESSSEDVSSICTETTDQTHSPESPDNVSEAAADAVISDT, encoded by the exons ATGCCGAGCTATTTAAAGGAAAGTGAAAATTCTCCCAAGGGAACTGCTCCTAGTTATGGGATCGTTGTGCATGTATATAAACCAGAGAGTAAAAATGCCCTTCCTAGTGATCCGCACACCTTCGTAACATTTACTGATACAAACAAAGAGTATACCTTCGAAAAGTTATGCATTGAGACGGCAAAGAAATGTAAGATTGGTCCCTCAGCCCTCCAACTCTTTGGATTGGTCAGTCTGAAAGATTATCAACTATGGCCACCATTAAGTTTCAGCATAACACCTCCGGCAAATGAACGCTTGGAATATGTGTTTCGAATTCGGTACAAACCATTGCTGGAAAAACTAAACACGATATGGCTGCGCGACAAGGAAGTGTTCATGTATCTGTATTATCAGATGTTGGACGATTTCGTTACGGAGCGGTTAAGCGACATGTACTTCCAGAAACTGGAGCAAGAGCAGCAGCTTGGCCATGCCTTAAATGCTCTTGTCATGTAtggaaaaatcaacaaaataccTATGGAGAAGCTTCGAAATGACTACACGTTGTACTTGAAATTCCTACCGAAATCATGCAAGCAAGATTTCAAGGCTTTGACCCCAAAATTGCGGCTGCAGAGCTCGTTGAAGAGTTGGGTTGAGACTGAATACAATGACAAAGAAAAGGAGAAAGCAGAACTTCATTGTCATTGCTTCATGCATGATCTGCTGGCAAAACAGACAGAGTATATGATGGAGCGGTACGAAGTTGACAGCGATCGTACCAAAGTCCTCTTCATTGACCACAAGGGCGTATATTCCAGCAGTGGTGGAAAAAAG CCAGAGACTTTGTTATGGACGATTGATGAGGTGATGTCTGGTCACCTGAATGCAGAGAAAGGAGCCCTGATTACCCTGCGGCATACACCACCTAAA gtGTTTTCATTCCCAAAGAAGGAGTATGCTGAGTCATTCCTTGCCGCCCTCGACGGTTACTACCGTCTAATTGTCAACTATTACCACCAGCTGTGCATGACCATGGTCAGCCAAGTCAGTCAGTATATTAGTCCACGTTCCCTGAAGAAGCTGAAAGACCTGAGATGGCATGGACCTATAAG ATATGAGGATGCCTGTAACCTGTTAAAAGACAAGGAGGTTGGTGCCTATATTGTCAAGCAAGATACAGCTAGATTTGATACCCACGCCATCACAGCCAAGCTACAGGGTCGACCGAAACCTTGCACAATTCCATTCCgctatgatgaaaatgacaagaTCATAGTCAATGTTACGGGAAAGGACGTTGTGTTTAGCTCTTTTGAGGAGATGCTGAAGAATTATGAATTGACTGAGCGTCTGCGACCAACAGAAG ATGACAAAAGTCTGCTGTTGTGTAAGTCAAAAAAGATTCAAGAAGAACTGGACCCTGACATGTCACCCACTGCAAGTGTAGGCAAGGGGCCCCGGCAGGTTACATGTGCTCTTGATAGCAGTCTAGATATTGCAGAAGTTGTTG GGAAAGGCGTGTTTACTCAAGTGTTAAGGGGCAAGTTCCACAGAGGTGACGCTGACCTTGAAGTGGCCTTGAAAAAAATATCCGATGGGGTGCACTATAGCGACATAGGCCAcctgatggag GCTCTCCAGCAAGGTGTTCATCGGGCGATGCAGTGGTCTAACCCAAACATCTTGAAAGTCCATGCCGTCTGCCTATCTTCTCCATTCCGTGCCGTGATTGAGTACGCCCCACAAGGCTCCCTGAACGACTACCTGAGAACTGTCAATGAGCCTATATACTTGACACATCTCTACACTGCAGCCTACTATCTTTCCCTCGCTCTTAGCTATTTG GATGAAGTAAAGATTCCACATGGCAATATCCGCTGCCGAAATGTCCTAGTCCTGTGGCACAACGAGATGGAAGTCAAGGTCAAACTTGGTGACCCTGGTTTGTCTAGTCTCTACAGCTTTCATCGCATCAGTGACCCGGTCAATCAAGAGAG GTCCCCATGGTTGGCCCCAGAGCTGAAGGATCCCTTGGTGCCAACGATCCATTCTGATATCTACGCCTTCGGAACAACGTTGTGGGAAATATTCATGTTTGGAGAGCTCCCTCGTCCCAATGATACCCAGGAAGACAGG CTTCAAAAACTAAGAAAGAACGTGGACACCCCGGATGCTATTTTCGAACTGTTGAACGAATGCTGGgaagaaaatgtggaaaaaaggaaaaatacgcAGGAAATTATCCGTGATTTCTGGGCCATGATCCTGGCAG TCGATCCCCAATATGGCACCTACTACACCATtgctgatgatgaggaggaatcCAGCGGCATGCCTGACCTACAACGCTTGCAGCAGAACAGCGCCGCCTCCTGGAACAGCTCTAACGCTAAGAACCCGTTGATGAAGAAACCCATGCTAACCCTCGGCGCCACTAAACCGTTAGATAATCACAACATTCCAAGACTTTCGCCGCCTCCTACTCCAAAGGAATCATTTCTAGTGCGGCTGCCGATGACGAGCGGCGGAGGGAGTATGATGTACGGATCGCAATCCCATTTCCGTTTCGACGCGCCCAACCCACACAACGTCTCGTCCAGCACTTTCGGTAGTCTCATGTCGCCGACGTCTTCTCTACACAGCCTTCATGTTGACACGTCGTTCGGTGCGACGTCCACGACGCCCCTCTTGGGGATGATCTCACCCGAAGGCCAGGGCGGCTTCTCACCATCATCAGGGGCGACCATCACTCCGCCAATacattctggcatgtctg GTGACAGCACCATGGACAGCCAAGAACCCCTTCTGCCACCCAAGAGGAGAGACATGCCACACTTCCAATCTCATCAGAACCAGCATGGCCATCACAACTCCCACAACCCTAACTTGGTGTCACCTGAGCTGCCGTCCCCCTCGACCAGCTGTGAAACCATTGACACTGGTAATACCTGCAACAGTCAACAGCCGCTTATCAAGACTAGAACCGACCCGCCCTCCCTTCCCAGGAGAAAGACCCAACAGCATACAAATCCAAACTTCAGATTCAGTg ACAGCAGTCAAGAATTGGACGACAACACGCGTAGTTTAGCGAGGAGTTGTGATGAATTGAGTGCCCATCACGGGGGTCGACCACTACCAACACCACCGATGCAGTCCCACAAGTTAGAATATGTCATCAAACGAAAATTACTGATCTTTGGTGAAAAACCCAAGCGATTAGGATCT GGAAACTATGGCTCAGTATTCCGGGCCACCCTCCTGCCCGACAAGAGCAAAGTTGACTGGGAAACTACACAGCCTGAGCAGGTGGCTGTCAAGATTCTTTATAAACAGGAGGACAAATATCGGAAAGAATTTGAACACGAAATCGATCTGATGACCAATTTGAAGCATGAAAATATTGTTAAGATTGTTGGAATGTGCTTAGAACATAAAG ACCAGCCATTGCTTTTAGTTATGGAGTATGTTGAAAATGGCTCCCTGCATCGCTACCTCCGAAAGCAAAGAAATTCAACAAGACCAAAAATGATGGATCAACTGACCTGGTGTTTAGAAATTCTCGAG GGAATGCTGTACCTCTGGGAACAGAAAGTTGTCCACCGTGATCTTGCCACCAGGAATGTTCTTGTGACCAAGGACATCAGTATGAAGATCAGTGACTTCGGTCTTGCTCGTACCCTTGATCCTGAGAGGGACTATTACAAGTGCAGAAACCCAAAGGCTGAAATTCCAGCACTGTG GTGTGCTCCAGAGGGATTGGAATATCGCAAGTTCACCACCAAAGGTGACGTCTGGAGTTACGGCGTGACAGTCTGGGAGATATTCAGTCTTGGAAAGAGGCCGATCTTGTGTGAGGATTTCAAGGAAATGCTCAACAAACTTCAGAGTGGTGTCCGTCTAGATCGCCCAGCGATGTGCCCCCGGGACGTCTTCGAGAAAATCTTATTGACAATGTGCTGGGAATATAATGACGACCGACGTGCTGATTTGCCGCAGGTTTATTTGAAATTACGCGAACTTATCGCTGCCAAAGAGCAGGAGTCATCTTCTGAGGATGTCTCCAGTATTTGTACTGAAACCACTGATCAGACCCACAGTCCTGAGAGTCCTGACAATGTATCTGAGGCTGCCGCTGATGCGGTGATCTCGGATACCTAA
- the LOC135482539 gene encoding tyrosine-protein kinase JAK2-like isoform X1, translating into MPSYLKESENSPKGTAPSYGIVVHVYKPESKNALPSDPHTFVTFTDTNKEYTFEKLCIETAKKCKIGPSALQLFGLVSLKDYQLWPPLSFSITPPANERLEYVFRIRYKPLLEKLNTIWLRDKEVFMYLYYQMLDDFVTERLSDMYFQKLEQEQQLGHALNALVMYGKINKIPMEKLRNDYTLYLKFLPKSCKQDFKALTPKLRLQSSLKSWVETEYNDKEKEKAELHCHCFMHDLLAKQTEYMMERYEVDSDRTKVLFIDHKGVYSSSGGKKPETLLWTIDEVMSGHLNAEKGALITLRHTPPKVFSFPKKEYAESFLAALDGYYRLIVNYYHQLCMTMVSQVSQYISPRSLKKLKDLRWHGPIRYEDACNLLKDKEVGAYIVKQDTARFDTHAITAKLQGRPKPCTIPFRYDENDKIIVNVTGKDVVFSSFEEMLKNYELTERLRPTEDDKSLLLCKSKKIQEELDPDMSPTASVGKGPRQVTCALDSSLDIAEVVGKGVFTQVLRGKFHRGDADLEVALKKISDGVHYSDIGHLMEALQQGVHRAMQWSNPNILKVHAVCLSSPFRAVIEYAPQGSLNDYLRTVNEPIYLTHLYTAAYYLSLALSYLDEVKIPHGNIRCRNVLVLWHNEMEVKVKLGDPGLSSLYSFHRISDPVNQERSPWLAPELKDPLVPTIHSDIYAFGTTLWEIFMFGELPRPNDTQEDRLQKLRKNVDTPDAIFELLNECWEENVEKRKNTQEIIRDFWAMILAVDPQYGTYYTIADDEEESSGMPDLQRLQQNSAASWNSSNAKNPLMKKPMLTLGATKPLDNHNIPRLSPPPTPKESFLVRLPMTSGGGSMMYGSQSHFRFDAPNPHNVSSSTFGSLMSPTSSLHSLHVDTSFGATSTTPLLGMISPEGQGGFSPSSGATITPPIHSGMSGDYCDSTMDSQEPLLPPKRRDMPHFQSHQNQHGHHNSHNPNLVSPELPSPSTSCETIDTGNTCNSQQPLIKTRTDPPSLPRRKTQQHTNPNFRFSDSSQELDDNTRSLARSCDELSAHHGGRPLPTPPMQSHKLEYVIKRKLLIFGEKPKRLGSGNYGSVFRATLLPDKSKVDWETTQPEQVAVKILYKQEDKYRKEFEHEIDLMTNLKHENIVKIVGMCLEHKDQPLLLVMEYVENGSLHRYLRKQRNSTRPKMMDQLTWCLEILEGMLYLWEQKVVHRDLATRNVLVTKDISMKISDFGLARTLDPERDYYKCRNPKAEIPALWCAPEGLEYRKFTTKGDVWSYGVTVWEIFSLGKRPILCEDFKEMLNKLQSGVRLDRPAMCPRDVFEKILLTMCWEYNDDRRADLPQVYLKLRELIAAKEQESSSEDVSSICTETTDQTHSPESPDNVSEAAADAVISDT; encoded by the exons ATGCCGAGCTATTTAAAGGAAAGTGAAAATTCTCCCAAGGGAACTGCTCCTAGTTATGGGATCGTTGTGCATGTATATAAACCAGAGAGTAAAAATGCCCTTCCTAGTGATCCGCACACCTTCGTAACATTTACTGATACAAACAAAGAGTATACCTTCGAAAAGTTATGCATTGAGACGGCAAAGAAATGTAAGATTGGTCCCTCAGCCCTCCAACTCTTTGGATTGGTCAGTCTGAAAGATTATCAACTATGGCCACCATTAAGTTTCAGCATAACACCTCCGGCAAATGAACGCTTGGAATATGTGTTTCGAATTCGGTACAAACCATTGCTGGAAAAACTAAACACGATATGGCTGCGCGACAAGGAAGTGTTCATGTATCTGTATTATCAGATGTTGGACGATTTCGTTACGGAGCGGTTAAGCGACATGTACTTCCAGAAACTGGAGCAAGAGCAGCAGCTTGGCCATGCCTTAAATGCTCTTGTCATGTAtggaaaaatcaacaaaataccTATGGAGAAGCTTCGAAATGACTACACGTTGTACTTGAAATTCCTACCGAAATCATGCAAGCAAGATTTCAAGGCTTTGACCCCAAAATTGCGGCTGCAGAGCTCGTTGAAGAGTTGGGTTGAGACTGAATACAATGACAAAGAAAAGGAGAAAGCAGAACTTCATTGTCATTGCTTCATGCATGATCTGCTGGCAAAACAGACAGAGTATATGATGGAGCGGTACGAAGTTGACAGCGATCGTACCAAAGTCCTCTTCATTGACCACAAGGGCGTATATTCCAGCAGTGGTGGAAAAAAG CCAGAGACTTTGTTATGGACGATTGATGAGGTGATGTCTGGTCACCTGAATGCAGAGAAAGGAGCCCTGATTACCCTGCGGCATACACCACCTAAA gtGTTTTCATTCCCAAAGAAGGAGTATGCTGAGTCATTCCTTGCCGCCCTCGACGGTTACTACCGTCTAATTGTCAACTATTACCACCAGCTGTGCATGACCATGGTCAGCCAAGTCAGTCAGTATATTAGTCCACGTTCCCTGAAGAAGCTGAAAGACCTGAGATGGCATGGACCTATAAG ATATGAGGATGCCTGTAACCTGTTAAAAGACAAGGAGGTTGGTGCCTATATTGTCAAGCAAGATACAGCTAGATTTGATACCCACGCCATCACAGCCAAGCTACAGGGTCGACCGAAACCTTGCACAATTCCATTCCgctatgatgaaaatgacaagaTCATAGTCAATGTTACGGGAAAGGACGTTGTGTTTAGCTCTTTTGAGGAGATGCTGAAGAATTATGAATTGACTGAGCGTCTGCGACCAACAGAAG ATGACAAAAGTCTGCTGTTGTGTAAGTCAAAAAAGATTCAAGAAGAACTGGACCCTGACATGTCACCCACTGCAAGTGTAGGCAAGGGGCCCCGGCAGGTTACATGTGCTCTTGATAGCAGTCTAGATATTGCAGAAGTTGTTG GGAAAGGCGTGTTTACTCAAGTGTTAAGGGGCAAGTTCCACAGAGGTGACGCTGACCTTGAAGTGGCCTTGAAAAAAATATCCGATGGGGTGCACTATAGCGACATAGGCCAcctgatggag GCTCTCCAGCAAGGTGTTCATCGGGCGATGCAGTGGTCTAACCCAAACATCTTGAAAGTCCATGCCGTCTGCCTATCTTCTCCATTCCGTGCCGTGATTGAGTACGCCCCACAAGGCTCCCTGAACGACTACCTGAGAACTGTCAATGAGCCTATATACTTGACACATCTCTACACTGCAGCCTACTATCTTTCCCTCGCTCTTAGCTATTTG GATGAAGTAAAGATTCCACATGGCAATATCCGCTGCCGAAATGTCCTAGTCCTGTGGCACAACGAGATGGAAGTCAAGGTCAAACTTGGTGACCCTGGTTTGTCTAGTCTCTACAGCTTTCATCGCATCAGTGACCCGGTCAATCAAGAGAG GTCCCCATGGTTGGCCCCAGAGCTGAAGGATCCCTTGGTGCCAACGATCCATTCTGATATCTACGCCTTCGGAACAACGTTGTGGGAAATATTCATGTTTGGAGAGCTCCCTCGTCCCAATGATACCCAGGAAGACAGG CTTCAAAAACTAAGAAAGAACGTGGACACCCCGGATGCTATTTTCGAACTGTTGAACGAATGCTGGgaagaaaatgtggaaaaaaggaaaaatacgcAGGAAATTATCCGTGATTTCTGGGCCATGATCCTGGCAG TCGATCCCCAATATGGCACCTACTACACCATtgctgatgatgaggaggaatcCAGCGGCATGCCTGACCTACAACGCTTGCAGCAGAACAGCGCCGCCTCCTGGAACAGCTCTAACGCTAAGAACCCGTTGATGAAGAAACCCATGCTAACCCTCGGCGCCACTAAACCGTTAGATAATCACAACATTCCAAGACTTTCGCCGCCTCCTACTCCAAAGGAATCATTTCTAGTGCGGCTGCCGATGACGAGCGGCGGAGGGAGTATGATGTACGGATCGCAATCCCATTTCCGTTTCGACGCGCCCAACCCACACAACGTCTCGTCCAGCACTTTCGGTAGTCTCATGTCGCCGACGTCTTCTCTACACAGCCTTCATGTTGACACGTCGTTCGGTGCGACGTCCACGACGCCCCTCTTGGGGATGATCTCACCCGAAGGCCAGGGCGGCTTCTCACCATCATCAGGGGCGACCATCACTCCGCCAATacattctggcatgtctggtgaTTACT GTGACAGCACCATGGACAGCCAAGAACCCCTTCTGCCACCCAAGAGGAGAGACATGCCACACTTCCAATCTCATCAGAACCAGCATGGCCATCACAACTCCCACAACCCTAACTTGGTGTCACCTGAGCTGCCGTCCCCCTCGACCAGCTGTGAAACCATTGACACTGGTAATACCTGCAACAGTCAACAGCCGCTTATCAAGACTAGAACCGACCCGCCCTCCCTTCCCAGGAGAAAGACCCAACAGCATACAAATCCAAACTTCAGATTCAGTg ACAGCAGTCAAGAATTGGACGACAACACGCGTAGTTTAGCGAGGAGTTGTGATGAATTGAGTGCCCATCACGGGGGTCGACCACTACCAACACCACCGATGCAGTCCCACAAGTTAGAATATGTCATCAAACGAAAATTACTGATCTTTGGTGAAAAACCCAAGCGATTAGGATCT GGAAACTATGGCTCAGTATTCCGGGCCACCCTCCTGCCCGACAAGAGCAAAGTTGACTGGGAAACTACACAGCCTGAGCAGGTGGCTGTCAAGATTCTTTATAAACAGGAGGACAAATATCGGAAAGAATTTGAACACGAAATCGATCTGATGACCAATTTGAAGCATGAAAATATTGTTAAGATTGTTGGAATGTGCTTAGAACATAAAG ACCAGCCATTGCTTTTAGTTATGGAGTATGTTGAAAATGGCTCCCTGCATCGCTACCTCCGAAAGCAAAGAAATTCAACAAGACCAAAAATGATGGATCAACTGACCTGGTGTTTAGAAATTCTCGAG GGAATGCTGTACCTCTGGGAACAGAAAGTTGTCCACCGTGATCTTGCCACCAGGAATGTTCTTGTGACCAAGGACATCAGTATGAAGATCAGTGACTTCGGTCTTGCTCGTACCCTTGATCCTGAGAGGGACTATTACAAGTGCAGAAACCCAAAGGCTGAAATTCCAGCACTGTG GTGTGCTCCAGAGGGATTGGAATATCGCAAGTTCACCACCAAAGGTGACGTCTGGAGTTACGGCGTGACAGTCTGGGAGATATTCAGTCTTGGAAAGAGGCCGATCTTGTGTGAGGATTTCAAGGAAATGCTCAACAAACTTCAGAGTGGTGTCCGTCTAGATCGCCCAGCGATGTGCCCCCGGGACGTCTTCGAGAAAATCTTATTGACAATGTGCTGGGAATATAATGACGACCGACGTGCTGATTTGCCGCAGGTTTATTTGAAATTACGCGAACTTATCGCTGCCAAAGAGCAGGAGTCATCTTCTGAGGATGTCTCCAGTATTTGTACTGAAACCACTGATCAGACCCACAGTCCTGAGAGTCCTGACAATGTATCTGAGGCTGCCGCTGATGCGGTGATCTCGGATACCTAA